Below is a window of Fibrobacter sp. DNA.
TGTGGTTATTGAACGGGGTGAGCCACTTCAGATCGATGCCGAAGAGATCCGTCTTCCCGACGTCTCGCTCTCTGCGATACAGGAAAAAATCAAGTCTCTGAATGCAAGTCTCAAATCAATAGAAAGCTCTATGGAGAAGATGGTTTCCAGCCTGGATCTCCTTGAGACTTTCCGGGTAGAGAAACAGAATCTGCTGAATTACGAGCGTGCGCAGCTCTCGATGCAGGGACATGCATCAGGCAAACTGCTGCACATGAAGGGCTGGGTCCCGATTGACAAGGAAAAGGATGCCAATTCCTACCTGCAAAAATTCTCAGCCTGGTATAAAATCAGTGAACCGGAGCCTGGCGAAACAGTACCCATAAAGGTTAAGAACGGACCCTTTTCCAGGCTCTTCGAACCGATCATGAAAATCTATTCATTTCCTGATTACTGGGAACTGGACCCGACACCGTTTTTTGCTCCTTTCTTTATGATATTTGTTGGATTGTGTCTGGGTGACCTTGGTTATGGATTAATCCTGACTGCCGCTGGTCTTATCGGTACTTTTCTGGCGCCAAAAAAAGTAAGGCCATTGACACTTCTGATTACTGTCTTAGGGCTTTCTACCGCAACAGCCGGGATACTGCTCAACGGTTTCTTTGGACATACTATCTTCGGAGGAGAGGGAATTGCCGAAGGATCTGCCTATTTTTCCAGGGGTGTAAATACCTTCTCGCCACTCAGTCCGATTGAAACGGACCATGGGCAGCAGTTTCCGATGATGTCCTTTGCGATTGTAATAGGAATAGTTCAGCTTTTATTTGGTATGATGCTTAATGCTATCAACAGTGCGATTCAGGAGGGGTTTAAGAGTGCTATACAGCCGATAGCTTCCCTTGGAATGCTTCTTACAGGTTTGATGATTGCGGCGCATGCACAATTTCTGGAGATGCATCAGCTGGTTATTGGACCGCTCAAGATCGGAAGTCTGCTTGTTGCACTCTCTCCGGGGCTTTCGAAAGTGCTCTTCTTCATCTCTCTGGCGCTTTTCATGCTGTTTAATAACCTGCAGATGAAGATATTTTTCAGACCGCTCATTGGTTTATGGGAGCTTTACCAGTATGTAAGTGGGATCATAGGAAATGCTCTCTCATATCTTCGTCTTTTTGCTCTGGGGCTTGCAGGCGGACTTCTTGCGTCTGCTTTCAACTATATCGCTTTCATGTTTATAACCAAGAGTGACGGGCAGGTTGAATATGGATCGCCAATGATAGTGGCGACAATTCTGGTACTGATTTTAGGACATACTTTAAATCTTGCACTTTCTATGATAGGATCTTTTGTCCACCCCCTTCGCTTGACATTTGTAGAATTTTACGGCAGCCTTGGTTTTAAAGGCGGGGGAAAGCCTTACAATCCTTTTAAAAACCTGAAATCAGTTCAATAATCCCACATATAATCATGATCAAAGGAGGCTCATAGATGGGATATATAATTGCAATGATCGGGCTGGGCTTGATGGTCGGACTTGCTGGAATTGGTTCGGCTATTGGAACATCAATAGTGGGTTCTGCAACTCTGGGGATGTTCAAGAAGAAACCTGAAGCTTTTGGAAGCGGTATGGTTCTTACTGCTGTTCCAGGTACACAGGGCCTCTACGGGTTCGTAGGATTTTTCCTTTACAATGGCCTGGTCAATCCTGAATTGTCTCTTTTTCAGGGTGCGGTTGTCCTTGGCGCCGGTCTGGCGATAGGTATCGCCTGTATGCTGTCCGGGATCTACCAGGGCAGAGTATGTGCCAATGGTGTCGAGGCTATCGGACAGGGACACAATGTTTTCGGAAACACCATGATTCTGGCGGCGTTCCCTGAATTCTACGCGATTCTTTCGCTTATCGCCGCTATCCTGATGCAGGCTTTGATGAAGCTGTAATCTGAATCAGAAGTAAAATTCGACAAAAAAAGCGGGACCCTGTGGGTTCCGCTTTTTTTATAAGATGTTAAATATTTACAAATTTGTTCAGGATCCGGCTCCACTCTCATAGGGAACACTAGTCAAAAAGGCACAGATTTTCCATTCATTTCCCTGCCGTACCAGAGTGAGAGCATAACGGAAAAGCACACTGCTTTCTGTTCCCTGGTTTGTGAAATTAATAGGAAGTTCAACAAGAACACTCCCAAGGGAGTTTTCCGCCTTTACATAGCTGTAGCGCACCTCGCCCCAGGAAACGTTCTCCATCACAGAAATATCCGCCTCAAAAGCATCCCTGATTTCATCATAGGATGTGATGATTTCATCATCATTGGTACCCATTATAAGCAGTGGCATCCCTGTAGCGATATAGGAGAGGCATGTATTGATGTCCTTACCTGCATAAGCTCCCAGAAAAGATCCAACGGTATTAAACACTTCTACTTCATACTGGTTCATAGCTGTTTCCTTTCCTTACCCATAGATTTTGTTATTGATGGATACTCTGTAAAACTTCGGGAACTGCTGCTGGCTCCAGTTTGTTAATAAAATTACTCCGGAAATTTCAATATATACATTGCCACCGCGAGCAGCCAGAGATGTAGTTGTCTACAGAAAAGTAATATAAACTTTAGTAGCATCAGTTAAAACAGTGGTTTAGCCGAATCGCTCATCCTGACGTTCTTTACGACGGAATCTGTATGGGAATTGGTAATAAGGATAGATATTTTATAGCACAGTTCAATATTTGGATTATCCACACATCCTGCATTGGAAAGAAAGATAAAAATATGAACTTTAAAAATTAGGGTAATGAGGTGCTGGTATCGATACTGATACCGGCACCGACCCTGAAAAAAAGGCTGTCAGGTAAGCGGTGTATATTAAAGAATATACCCGGATGGAATCTGTGCTGATTTGGGAACAACGATAATTCCATCACGGATGACGATTCCGTCACGTTCACCGTTCTTTATCCCCTCTCTATTGACTAACTGCACATCATCACCTATGCGCACATCTTTGTCAAGGATAGCGTTCTCGATGACACAGTTGTGGCCTATTCCAAGCCCATGCCCGTCATTACGCTCTTTTTCGTAAAAATCAGCACCCATGAAAATCACCCTAGAGAGCTTGCTTCCAGGCCTTATCACGGATCTCAGCCCGATGACACTGTCGGAAATGGTAGCGTCCTGTATCATCGATCCCTCACATACTATGGAGGAATTTATTGTGGAACCGTTAATTTTGGCTGCCGGAAGATATCTTGCATGGGTAAAGATTGGTTTCTGCTGATCATAAAAGTTGAACGGAGGAACCGGTTTGGTCATGTCGATGTGGGCGTCAAAAAAGGCCTTTGTTGTTCCGATGTCCTCCCAGTATCCTGTAAATGGATAGGCAAATACCCGGTAGTTGGAGATTGCGGCAGGAATTATCTGTTTACCGAAATCATCATAGTCATATTTTCCCAGAATGTCAAACAACACTTTCTTTTTGAATAGGTAGATCCCCATGGATCCCACGTGAGTTTTCTCCGGACCTGCCCCGCTGAACTCTTTTTTTGTGCGCAGTTCCTCTGGAATTACAAACTCATCTACAACAGCATCATCAACAGGTTTCTCCACAAAATCAGAAACCCGGAACTGGGAATCGAGCTTCATGATTCCA
It encodes the following:
- a CDS encoding ATPase; translated protein: MGYIIAMIGLGLMVGLAGIGSAIGTSIVGSATLGMFKKKPEAFGSGMVLTAVPGTQGLYGFVGFFLYNGLVNPELSLFQGAVVLGAGLAIGIACMLSGIYQGRVCANGVEAIGQGHNVFGNTMILAAFPEFYAILSLIAAILMQALMKL
- a CDS encoding nuclear transport factor 2 family protein, which codes for MNQYEVEVFNTVGSFLGAYAGKDINTCLSYIATGMPLLIMGTNDDEIITSYDEIRDAFEADISVMENVSWGEVRYSYVKAENSLGSVLVELPINFTNQGTESSVLFRYALTLVRQGNEWKICAFLTSVPYESGAGS
- a CDS encoding glucose-1-phosphate adenylyltransferase, which translates into the protein MSRSVTSIILAGGQGRRLHPLTQSRSKPAVPIGGKFRLIDIPISNCLHHGIRTIWVLTQFASESLHRHIFQTYRLDTFAGGFVSVLAASQTVDSKGWYQGTADAVRKNISNFRMTGENVLLLSGDHLYRMDFNRFLEFHNANDADISLSVVPVERSKVRELGIMKLDSQFRVSDFVEKPVDDAVVDEFVIPEELRTKKEFSGAGPEKTHVGSMGIYLFKKKVLFDILGKYDYDDFGKQIIPAAISNYRVFAYPFTGYWEDIGTTKAFFDAHIDMTKPVPPFNFYDQQKPIFTHARYLPAAKINGSTINSSIVCEGSMIQDATISDSVIGLRSVIRPGSKLSRVIFMGADFYEKERNDGHGLGIGHNCVIENAILDKDVRIGDDVQLVNREGIKNGERDGIVIRDGIIVVPKSAQIPSGYIL